Genomic DNA from Paenibacillus sp. KS-LC4:
TTTCAACATCGAGCGTGCAGCTTCCGTGGCATAGCCCTGATTGCGATAATGCGGGCTGAATACCCAGCCGATTTCATAGGTGTGATCGCCAAAATACTTATGAAACACAATATGTCCAATAAGCGACCCGCCGTTTTTCAATCGTACAGCGTAATTTTGCGCCTTGTCGCCGATATTATGGATAACGAACTGCTTGGCGTCTTCTTCTGTTTGCACGCCTCCGGGTATGTAATTCATGACAGCGGGATCGGATGTGTACGCAAGCACTGCTCTCCAATCCTCTCGTTCAAATAGACGAATCCATAATCGTTCAGATGCAATTAACATATAAAGAACTCCATTTCAC
This window encodes:
- a CDS encoding GNAT family N-acetyltransferase; translated protein: MLIASERLWIRLFEREDWRAVLAYTSDPAVMNYIPGGVQTEEDAKQFVIHNIGDKAQNYAVRLKNGGSLIGHIVFHKYFGDHTYEIGWVFSPHYRNQGYATEAARSMLKYGFEELRLHRIIATCQPENTPSYRVMEKIGMRREGFFKKCIPSGAHDWWDEYYYAILQEEWLTLTC